From the genome of Phycicoccus duodecadis:
TTCGGGCTGAGCCGCATCGGCGAGCAGCACGCGGGCGCGGTCCCCGCCGGGGTCTACGTCGCGTGCGGCCTGGCGCTGGTGGGCGTCTTCGTGCTGCGCCAGCGCTCCCTGACCCGTCGCTCGAAGCCGCTGCTCGACCTGCGCACCCTGACCCATCGCACCTACGCGCTGTCGGTCGCGATGCAGTCGCTGGCCTTCCTGGCGATGCTCGGCGCGATGATCCTGCTGCCGCTCTACCTCCAGGACCTGCGTGGTCTCAGCCCCCTGCAGACCGGCCTGCTGGTGGCCCCAGGTGGGTTGGCGATGGGGCTCCTGGGGCCGGTGGTCGGGCGCGTCTTCGACCGCGTCGGGGCCCGGCCGTTGATGGTGCCGGGCGCGCTCGGGGTGCTGGCCGCGCTGGTGGGCCTCAGCCGGCTCACCGAGAGCACGCCGTACGCGCTCATCCTCGGCATCCAGGTGGTGCTGATGGTCGGGCTGGCCGCGCTGTTCACGCCGGCCTTCACGCTGGCGCTGGGGGCCCTGCCGCCGCACCTGTACTCGCACGGCAGCTCCCTGCTGGCGACCGCCCAGCAGGTCGCGGCGGCGGTCGGCACGGCGCTCACCGTGACGGTCCTGTCGTGGCGCTCGGCGCAGCTGGCGAGGGGTGGTGCCACCGAGGCCGCGGCCTACGTCGGTGGGGTGCGGGCGGCCTTCGGGGTCGCGGCCGTGCTCGCCATCGGGGTCGTGGTGCTCGCCGCGCTGCTGCCGAACCGGGCCCCGTCGCCCGACACCGACACCGACGCCGAGCCCGCGCCCGCGCCCGGCGACACCTGAGAGCATCCGGAAGCCGGCTCGCAGCTCGGCACCGGAACCTTGGGGTCCGCACCCCTTCGGTTCCGGTGCCGGGCTGACGGTTGCCGCATCGGGCGAAAAGTTGCCCGGCGGGGTCAGCTGAGGTGGTGGGGCTCGACCTCGCTGCGGTGGGACCGGTCGCTGCCCGACGACACCCGCGAGGGCTCGCTGCCGCTGTGCGCGTCGCAGGACCCGTGCGGCGCGAAGCGCACCACCACGGCCTTGGACACCGGGCAGTTGCTGCCCTCCGCGGTGTGGTCGAGCGGCACCAGCACGTTGCACTCGGGGTAGTACGCGGCGGCACACCCGCGCGACGTCGGGTACGACACGACGCGGTAGCCGTGGACCACGCGCTCCGAGCCGTCGGTCCACACCGACACCACGTCGTAGAGCTCACCGTCGGTGAGCCCCAGCTCGCGGATGTCGTCGGGGTGCACCATCACGACCTGCCGGCCACCGGCGAGCCCGCGGTAGCGGTCGTCGTGCCCGTAGATGGTGGTGTTGAACTGGTCGTGGCTGCGCAGGGTCTGCAGCAGCAGGTGCCCCTCGGGTGCCTCGAGCACCGCGATCGGGTTGACGGCGATCTCGGCCTTGCCCGACGGGGTCTCGAAGATGCGGCCGTCGCGCGGGGGGTGCGGCAGGGTGAAGCCGCCGGGTCGCGAGACCTTCTCCTCGTACGCGTCGCAGCCGGGCACCACGTTGGCGATGTGGCGGCGGATGGCGCGGTAGTCCTGCGCCATCGCGGCCCAGTCGATGCTCGCGCTCTCGGGGCGGTCGCCGATCGCGGCCTCGGCCATCTTCGCGATGATCCACGGCTCGCCGTGCAGCATCGGGCCGGCCGGCTCGTTGCGGCCGACCGACAGGTGCACGTCGGACATCGAGTCCTCGACCGTCAGGCCCTGCCAGCCGGCCTCGGTGATGTCCTTCTCGGTGCGCCCGAGGCACGGCAGGATGAGCATCTGCTTGCCGGGGATCACGTGGGTGCGGTTGGGCTTGGTCGAGATCTGGACGCCGAGGTCGACCGAGCGCAGCGCCTCGAAGACGGCGTCGGTGTCGGGGGTGGCCGAGGCGAAGTTGCCGCCGAGGCCCACCAGCACCTTGACCTTGCCCTCCTGCATGGCCCGGATGGTGTTGACGACGTCGTGGCCACGCTCGGTGGGCGGGTCGAAGCCGAACTCCTGGCGCAGCGCGTCGGAGAAGTGGGCGGGGAGCTTCTCCCAGACGCCCATCGTGCGGTCGCCCTGCACGTTGGAGTGGCCGCGCACGGGGCACAGGCCGGCACCGGGCTTGCCGATGTTGCCCTGCAGCAGAGCGACGTTGGTGATCTCCTTGATGGCGGCGACGGCGTGCTTCTGCTGCGTCACACCCATCGCCCAGCAGAACACCGTCTTGTTCGAGGCGGCCAGCATGTCGGCCAGGTTCTCGATCTGGGCCCGCGGCAGGCCGGTGGCCTTCAGCACCTCGTCCCAGTCCAGGTCGGCGACGTGGGCACGGTAGGACTCGTACCCCGTGGTGTGCCCGTCGACGAAGTCGTGGTCGACGGCGCCGCGCTCGATGAGCAGGGCACCCAGCGCCTGGAAGAGCGCGAGGTCGCCGCCGAGCCGGATGGGCAGGAACTCGGTGGCAAGGTCGGTGCCGAGGCCCACGAGGCCCTTGACCTTCTGGGGGTTGTCGAACTTGATCAGCCCCGTCTCG
Proteins encoded in this window:
- a CDS encoding FdhF/YdeP family oxidoreductase gives rise to the protein MPENNRVTRMLEPWRGAPEADVDPTDVDVHHRRKAAAGLEAVAVSMNRGIGQMGPLRTLNTLRRLNQTEGFDCMGCAWPDPDPEHRSFAEFCENGAKAVAEEATKQRADPAFFAQHSVAELATWSDFQLGRAGRITEPMLLREGGTHYEPVSWDEAFAVVADALRGLDNPDEAVFYTSGRASNEAAFVYQLFVRAYGTNNLPDCSNMCHESTSVALAESIGIGKGSVSLQDIHEAELIIIAGQNPGTNHPRMLSALEKCVQGGGRIVAVNPLPETGLIKFDNPQKVKGLVGLGTDLATEFLPIRLGGDLALFQALGALLIERGAVDHDFVDGHTTGYESYRAHVADLDWDEVLKATGLPRAQIENLADMLAASNKTVFCWAMGVTQQKHAVAAIKEITNVALLQGNIGKPGAGLCPVRGHSNVQGDRTMGVWEKLPAHFSDALRQEFGFDPPTERGHDVVNTIRAMQEGKVKVLVGLGGNFASATPDTDAVFEALRSVDLGVQISTKPNRTHVIPGKQMLILPCLGRTEKDITEAGWQGLTVEDSMSDVHLSVGRNEPAGPMLHGEPWIIAKMAEAAIGDRPESASIDWAAMAQDYRAIRRHIANVVPGCDAYEEKVSRPGGFTLPHPPRDGRIFETPSGKAEIAVNPIAVLEAPEGHLLLQTLRSHDQFNTTIYGHDDRYRGLAGGRQVVMVHPDDIRELGLTDGELYDVVSVWTDGSERVVHGYRVVSYPTSRGCAAAYYPECNVLVPLDHTAEGSNCPVSKAVVVRFAPHGSCDAHSGSEPSRVSSGSDRSHRSEVEPHHLS
- a CDS encoding MDR family MFS transporter, whose translation is MTTVDPATHTASPAASATPGERATYPVLRWLVAATFTVILNETVMVNAIPRLMAQFEVDARSAQWLSTAFMLSLAVVIPVTGWFLQRVTTRTAFAVAMSVFSVGTLVCALAPVFLVLVAGRVVQAAGTAVMMPLLMTTLMTVVAERDRGRVMGNVTLAISVAPALGPALSGVVLGFAGWRWLFGLVLPVVALVSVAGMRRLTDVGEPRVSSIDGFSVVLSALGFGGLVFGLSRIGEQHAGAVPAGVYVACGLALVGVFVLRQRSLTRRSKPLLDLRTLTHRTYALSVAMQSLAFLAMLGAMILLPLYLQDLRGLSPLQTGLLVAPGGLAMGLLGPVVGRVFDRVGARPLMVPGALGVLAALVGLSRLTESTPYALILGIQVVLMVGLAALFTPAFTLALGALPPHLYSHGSSLLATAQQVAAAVGTALTVTVLSWRSAQLARGGATEAAAYVGGVRAAFGVAAVLAIGVVVLAALLPNRAPSPDTDTDAEPAPAPGDT